Proteins from a single region of Hordeum vulgare subsp. vulgare chromosome 6H, MorexV3_pseudomolecules_assembly, whole genome shotgun sequence:
- the LOC123403544 gene encoding remorin 1.4-like isoform X2 — METQREPTNAGEPAGGGGEVLEHARPAPAPAPATAAPPAPATATATASPAAPPASATDRDAVLAKVEMERKLSMVKAWEENQKSKADNRAEHKMSSILSWENTKKAAVEAKLRTREEKLEKKKAEYAEKMRNRVAMIHKEAEEQRAAVEAMRQEEMIKCQEMAAKHRSKGTTPKKKFLTCFG, encoded by the exons ATGGAGACCCAGCGGGAGCCGACCAACGCCGGCGAGCCGGCCGGCGGCGGTGGCGAAGTTCTTGAGC ATGCACGTCCAGCACCGGCACCGGCACCAGCAACAGCCGCACCTCCGGCAccggcaacagcaacagcaacagcctcACCTGCAGCTCCTCCGGCTTCAGCAACTGACAGAG ATGCGGTGCTGGCCAAGGTGGAGATGGAGCGGAAGCTGTCGATGGTGAAAGCGTGGGAGGAGAACCAGAAGAGCAAGGCCGACAACAG GGCTGAGCACAAGATGTCGTCCATCCTATCATGGGAGAACACCAAGAAGGCGGCTGTGGAAGCCAAGCTCCGAACGCGGGAG gagaagctggagaagaagaaggcggaaTACGCGGAGAAGATGCGGAACCGGGTCGCGATGATCCACAAGGAGGCGGAGGAGCAGCGGGCCGCCGTCGAAGCGATGCGGCAGGAGGAGATGATCAAGTGCCAGGAGATGGCCGCCAAGCACCGCTCCAAAGGGACCACgccaaagaagaaattcctcacctGCTTCGGCTGA
- the LOC123403544 gene encoding remorin 1.4-like isoform X1 codes for METQREPTNAGEPAGGGGEVLEPDARPAPAPAPATAAPPAPATATATASPAAPPASATDRDAVLAKVEMERKLSMVKAWEENQKSKADNRAEHKMSSILSWENTKKAAVEAKLRTREEKLEKKKAEYAEKMRNRVAMIHKEAEEQRAAVEAMRQEEMIKCQEMAAKHRSKGTTPKKKFLTCFG; via the exons ATGGAGACCCAGCGGGAGCCGACCAACGCCGGCGAGCCGGCCGGCGGCGGTGGCGAAGTTCTTGAGC CAGATGCACGTCCAGCACCGGCACCGGCACCAGCAACAGCCGCACCTCCGGCAccggcaacagcaacagcaacagcctcACCTGCAGCTCCTCCGGCTTCAGCAACTGACAGAG ATGCGGTGCTGGCCAAGGTGGAGATGGAGCGGAAGCTGTCGATGGTGAAAGCGTGGGAGGAGAACCAGAAGAGCAAGGCCGACAACAG GGCTGAGCACAAGATGTCGTCCATCCTATCATGGGAGAACACCAAGAAGGCGGCTGTGGAAGCCAAGCTCCGAACGCGGGAG gagaagctggagaagaagaaggcggaaTACGCGGAGAAGATGCGGAACCGGGTCGCGATGATCCACAAGGAGGCGGAGGAGCAGCGGGCCGCCGTCGAAGCGATGCGGCAGGAGGAGATGATCAAGTGCCAGGAGATGGCCGCCAAGCACCGCTCCAAAGGGACCACgccaaagaagaaattcctcacctGCTTCGGCTGA